The Tolypothrix sp. PCC 7712 region CACCCTACGGAAGAAATGCGATCGCCCTATTTATTGTACATTCCAAAAGAAAGCTTTCCCTGGCTTGTTCCCTTGCCAACCAGCACTTAATGCCTTTTGAATAGACTGAGCAACCTCAGAAGGCAAGACAGGTTTCCTAAGCTCTAGAGCACTATATGAACCACTCATGTGATAGCGAGGAAAGATCAGAACTAGTACTGCACCATCGCAATTAAGCTGTTGAACTGTAACGATAACTCCTAACTCAGCATCCTCTTGATTCTGAGTTGGTTTGGGAGGATATCGCCAACGATAGCCAATTCCATCTACTATAATGCGACGGGAACCTTTTTTAGGAAATGCCATAAATGTAACGGATATTTGAAATCATAGCTATATATAAAAGCACTCGCCCCAACTCTCCAAATTAACGTAGGGTGTGTTGTCGCGCAGCGCAACGCACCGCCTCAATTTTATCAACACCTTTAACTCCGCTTATAAACCAATTCCATTTTCAACTTCTCAATTTCCAACTTCAACTTTTCATTCTCCATCCGCAACTTTGCATTCTCTTCTCTAATCAATTCAACTTCATCGCGTTTACTCAAAGCTTGATTAATCGCCAATTTCCGCATATCCAGCGAGAACCAACGCTGATAAGTTTGCGTATGCACTTGCACGCTATGCCCTAAATTATCTGCTGCCGCTTTAATTGGTATCCCCAAAATATGCGCCCGAATTGCCCAAGCATGACGTAAATCATAGGGCTTAAAATCTAAACCAATTTTCCTAAACCACCAACTAATTCTCTGCGTTAAAGCTGTGATTTCTGCATGATTATTTTTATCTTTTTTACTAATCGCTGTTGCCAGCATTTCTAAATACTTGGGATTTCTTAAATCAAAATCTTCAATCCATTGCTTATGTAAAGGTAAGGCTTGTCTTTCCCCTGTCTTACAATCTTTATGGACTTTCCAAGTCAAATCTACATTTTCTTGGCTCAACCACCAATTAATATCAGGATTAATAAATAATTCTCTGGGACGTAAACCAAAAACTGCTAACATTCCATAAGCCCAGCGCCAAAGTTGCCAGCTATTTTTCACATCTTGGTTTACTTGATTACCTCTGGAAAGCAAATATTCTTCAAACTTGGCAATTCCTGTGGCTATTTCCCCATCTGTGGGGATGTTGCGAGAATTGCGATCGGGCATTTTAGAATATTTAGATAAATCAATTTCAATTTTGAATGTCTGACAAAATGCCGCTATAGCTCTTGCTGCATTATATTTAGACCATTCTTTATCAATTTTGTCAATATAACTTATTAAATTTTCAGCCGTGGCAATATCTTGAGAATTAGTAAATCTCTGTGTCCTTGAGAAATAATAAAAAAAGGTATGTTCGCTTTTTGTAGTGCGTTTATGAGTTTTAAAATACTCATCTTCAAACTTGGCGAGTAATTCTCCTATAGTTTGAAAATCTTTTTTAATTGCCTCAGTGCCTAAATATTTATCATTCCATTCAAAGGTTTTACGGGCAATTAACTTGCCTAACTCATAGGCTTCTTCTTCTGCCGTCTTCAGTCCATCTAAATTAGCAGGAATATTCAAGCTGATATTATATTGTTTTCTGCCAGTGCCGTTTTTATCTGTATCTCCTGGTTTAATGGGTAAAGTTGCCCTTAATTGCAGACTTCCGTTAGATTCCCGAATTGTTACCTTTGTCTTCGCAGACTTTAAACGCAGATTTACTTTCTCTAACTCTTGCAGGACTTTTGTTCTCATGTGTTCTCTTTGCTGCTGTGCTTGCAGACTCGAGCCGAAAAAACTGCCATCGGTAGACGAAACTGGCTCTAAGTCAGCGAAAGCTTGTTGATATTTGTCTTGACCCTGGTTATGCATAGCGGTATTTTTAGCCTAGATTTAGCCTAAAAATAAATGTGTTCTCCGCGAACAATGTTTAGAACTGACATTGATTACAGCAAACATTAGGCTACTGAAAGTAATTGAACCATAAAAAGGATTACTCCGGCCCTTATCACGGTTATGACGGGTTTGCCATCTTCGCTCGCGACATGGATTTGGCACTCAACAGCCCAACCTGGGGTCTAATCGGTGCTCCTTGGAGCAAGAAAGCTGGCGCTAAAGCTAAAGCTGCCGTTTAGAGTAATGGAATCGAGAGATTAGAAGGGGCCTGGGGCTTAAAACCCCAGGGGGGATTTGGGAATCCAAGATTCAAAACTAAAAATTCAAAATAGATAATTTTGGTTTTGCATTTTGAATTTTGAATAATATTCCCACTCCCACCCTTACCTCTCATCACCTACCCACGCTCGAAATCCTCATCTTTGACCAGTCAGTCACGAATTCAGTCAGCTTGGAGATCCAGAAATGCCTCAGAATCCAGATAACATTCAAGATCACGTTCAACTGTTCCACCAACCCGAGTACAAACAACTTTTTCAAAACAAGAAAGAGTTTGAAAACGGTCATGACCC contains the following coding sequences:
- a CDS encoding site-specific integrase, with protein sequence MHNQGQDKYQQAFADLEPVSSTDGSFFGSSLQAQQQREHMRTKVLQELEKVNLRLKSAKTKVTIRESNGSLQLRATLPIKPGDTDKNGTGRKQYNISLNIPANLDGLKTAEEEAYELGKLIARKTFEWNDKYLGTEAIKKDFQTIGELLAKFEDEYFKTHKRTTKSEHTFFYYFSRTQRFTNSQDIATAENLISYIDKIDKEWSKYNAARAIAAFCQTFKIEIDLSKYSKMPDRNSRNIPTDGEIATGIAKFEEYLLSRGNQVNQDVKNSWQLWRWAYGMLAVFGLRPRELFINPDINWWLSQENVDLTWKVHKDCKTGERQALPLHKQWIEDFDLRNPKYLEMLATAISKKDKNNHAEITALTQRISWWFRKIGLDFKPYDLRHAWAIRAHILGIPIKAAADNLGHSVQVHTQTYQRWFSLDMRKLAINQALSKRDEVELIREENAKLRMENEKLKLEIEKLKMELVYKRS